In Pleurodeles waltl isolate 20211129_DDA chromosome 5, aPleWal1.hap1.20221129, whole genome shotgun sequence, one genomic interval encodes:
- the TDRD15 gene encoding tudor domain-containing protein 15 translates to MDSIPLLPQFPLDMDLKISVIECKPKEVLVEFQGQYNAEFEFDYHILQKELQNVPKVKDNVVIGDFCLVEDKNSMEWHRGRIVEKKGEMYEVFLIDTGSVLKADITHIASACGEIFQLPPKIVCGIFSNILPPEEKWSSKAINYFSSLLGIHLKGHVQAILPSQVVLLEVPKVIDDLVKLSLAQYVDRDTFILIVEILKDFPIGSIQKQIPDLLQQKHIQADYIETIPTFQQIVDHLRPCLSVDTTEKVKITAAVSPLQFHCRISPWIQELEHLTSAMFLHYEAISKEAVCDHFGLLCAAKRKDGQWHRGVIQQLLSDDKLKVWFMDFGYSEAVPSKSVHKLEPEFRLLPMMSFPCALSCLSLQNENHRIFQIGEFKRALLGQTILVHVDKYCKEEHLYHVTLHNKNLLIPSPGQHENKLPRLRSPKSPYKIFSNEEAKKICHEKPSEVEVIAPQEIERDLNKNELDLQVGYPRMNMKIDSVYIAYVQYVLNPSNFWVRIDDQEAAYLKMVKNIGEKYAMCEDCDMLLENPQPGMLCCARYSKDMNFYRAVISEVHDMEITVYFLDFGNTETVPDGHVKKLFTEFHDFPAVAMCCTLAHAFSLEEVWVKSATDFFKNAVFGKPLLVHVLGKQTEKYVVDLHLTNTSEEPNVVTLMVQAGYAEYWESTPDCSPLPKAGSMPVSDLKGVKLTKNTSIQIGQMSTKTKQQSVLLKEIGVSEKTFSTPSSSGNIFSKKMITLRDKELTCHYDQHVFKPGSVIEVICSNMCSPGGFWCQLQAQSEALVSLMTQIQIHYSVQGEPYEVGKMACVAKRLVDGKWYRASVIQQISTKEVDVIFIDYGFQERVKVEDLKSITPDFLILEGQAFRCSLYNLVEPLNADPVNWTKEACAGFRCFLDSASSGSLKCTVYSLMLVRPNILCNVVDLETPSHSAKQFLIDKGYAHLFDYSKPLSPSISPFTFMYSSFNIKIGSEEEMYITHIYSPTKFYCQLVRNSETIDALMSRVAQIGNSVVPSRDSSLRLCIAKYFEDGNFYRAIACPMQSSSHLMVYFVDFGNKQVVERQEVVPIPEEATDLIFTPMQALKCYLSGLTDTLPPVEVVKWFEENCLGKILKAVIISREMDGRLSLELYDGCLKINKKVKELMKMHLAYCAEVQEKANSNVITKIKHGSHIPGYVGMDCESEGSKNTDTFQNKDEIKSEGSQYTSNLLSLSTGTDSFNGSFNKTPDSHSSDFRTQFVSTTSMVTSRKFGKSQQECRNSLQPQYTNLPKPNIKSNSEVLGYVSHVNSPSNFYIHLAEDEHFIVQIAEELNSQSLSLIHSKEETFKAGDLVMAEYEKDSALYRAVVKQVKSGEMFDVEFIDYGNSSVLCRSKLYNLPVKFLTTPRLAHPAFLTGIRFAKPDGAAFMANVPNNFKELLISSEPVRFNFVQEYEHGWEVNINCDMTVGEKFLPFQEVLVPENILLSKTKEQSLSMSVLKQSPKVNTATLPDVCDKANIQVLGVEQANVCYIPNQAVPSGQLEKVKLSSISDCGTFYVTLLARENQSTHLSGLIDNAANLTENSLPVGSIKDGIMCLTKSEKSLKWFRAEVKEIFSEEKMMLVVFVDNGRTEKVPMSNAKKLNGNLKSIPKQTVACKWVWLKKTERRFFKSIMNSLTSQVLKILFLRYLKAISTWEVEILVGDVLLMQYSGVAPCPTVKNEPLNLEDSPSVPVQSVHSIPWITRSSGKSYLGFACAATDPFNFFVQLEDSFDIMTELCVLLYDLPDNLPTLPLEQVTPGSHCLMKCDLKEQWCRAEVSDVSADFVLLTFIDFGCSFQVPPKDMDKLRMIPENISCLPRLAYPCTLSEVVPVNLEKWTEKAIHYFQNYLNEKELQIQFKNYQHGLTLDVDISHERSNLADDLIAAGHAVRSKRKTPDFDAPLSTKPSGNSRKPFKMTWAKNNALRLSDIKPGTSKTTFSENSRLDNLKHSSTALNVVNLRDESNTYNSKKDGKRVNCPQQSNKERIQDPAQASTSTLRGLSAASKVITRTNRTQKASGEVW, encoded by the coding sequence ATGGATTCCATACCTCTGCTGCCACAATTTCCATTAGATATGGACCTTAAGATATCTGTAATTGAGTGCAAACCAAAGGAGGTGTTAGTTGAATTTCAGGGCCAATACAATGCTGAATTTGAATTTGACTACCACATATTACAGAAAGAGCTACAGAATGTTCCCAAGGTAAAAGACAATGTTGTGATTGGCGACTTTTGCTTAGTGGAAGATAAAAATTCTATGGAATGGCACAGAGGAAGAATTgtggaaaaaaaaggagaaatgtatGAGGTTTTCCTCATAGATACTGGAAGTGTTTTGAAAGCTGATATTACCCACATTGCATctgcgtgtggtgaaattttccaGCTGCCTCCAAAAATAGTTTGTGGTATTTTTTCCAACATACTTCCACCGGAGGAAAAATGGAGCTCAAAGGCTATAAATTATTTTTCATCACTCCTAGGAATACACTTGAAAGGCCATGTCCAAGCTATTTTACCCAGTCAAGTTGTCCTCCTTGAAGTACCAAAAGTCATTGATGATTTAGTCAAATTGAGTTTAGCACAGTATGTTGATAGAGATACATTTATTCTTATTGTAGAGATATTGAAGGACTTTCCAATTGGGTCCATCCAAAAGCAAATACCAGATTTACTTCAACAGAAACACATTCAAGCAGATTACATAGAGACTATTCCAACCTTTCAACAAATTGTGGATCATTTGCGACCTTGTCTCTCTGTAGACACGACAGAGAAAGTCAAGATAACTGCTGCTGTTAGCCCACTTCAATTTCACTGCCGAATTTCACCTTGGATTCAAGAGCTAGAACATTTAACATCAGCTATGTTCTTACATTATGAAGCCATTAGTAAAGAAGCTGTGTGTGACCATTTTGGATTGTTGTGTGCTGCCAAGCGGAAAGATGGACAGTGGCACAGAGGAGTTATACAACAGCTCCTTTCTGATGATAAATTGAAAGTGTGGTTTATGGACTTTGGGTACAGTGAAGCAGTGCCTTCCAAGTCTGTCCACAAGCTTGAGCCAGAATTTCGTTTACTTCCAATGATGTCATTTCCATGTGCTTTATCTTGTCTATCTTTGCAAAACGAAAATCACAGGATTTTCCAAATTGGCGAATTTAAACGTGCTTTATTAGGGCAAACTATTTTAGTACATGTAGACAAGTATTGTAAGGAAGAACATTTATATCATGTTACTTTACACAATAAAAACCTACTAATTCCTTCTCCAGGTCAGCATGAAAATAAGTTGCCCCGATTGCGGTCCCCTAAATCTCCCTATAAAATCTTCTCTAATGAGGAAGCAAAAAAAATATGTCATGAGAAACCTTCTGAAGTGGAGGTTATTGCTCCTCAAGAAATTGAGAGAGACTTAAATAAAAATGAATTGGATTTACAAGTGGGGTATCCCAGAATGAACATGAAAATAGATTCTGTGTATATAGCTTATGTTCAGTATGTACTAAATCCCTCTAACTTTTGGGTTCGAATTGATGATCAGGAGGCTGCATATTTAAAAATGGTCAAAAATATTGGGGAAAAGTATGCCATGTGCGAAGATTGTGACATGCTTCTTGAAAATCCACAGCCTGGCATGCTCTGTTGTGCACGATATAGCAAGGACATGAACTTTTACCGAGCTGTTATATCTGAAGTGCATGATATGGAAATTACAGTTTACTTTTTAGATTTTGGCAACACTGAAACCGTCCCTGATGGTCATGTGAAAAAGCTGTTTACAGAATTTCATGACTTCCCGGCAGTGGCTATGTGCTGCACACTTGCCCATGCATTCTCTCTTGAAGAAGTGTGGGTAAAGAGTGCAACTGACTTCTTTAAAAATGCAGTATTTGGAAAACCACTCTTGGTTCACGTACTTGGAAAACAAACTGAAAAGTATGTTGTAGACCTCCACCTTACAAACACTTCTGAGGAACCAAATGTtgttacactgatggttcaggctGGATATGCTGAGTATTGGGAGTCCACTCCAGATTGTTCTCCTCTGCCCAAAGCAGGAAGCATGCCTGTATCAGACTTAAAAGGAGTGAAACTCACAAAGAACACATCAATCCAAATCGGTCAAATGAGCACAAAGACTAAACAACAAAGTGTATTGTTAAAAGAAATTGGTGtatcagaaaaaacattttctacTCCTTCCAGTTCAGGAAATATTTTTTCGAAAAAGATGATTACTTTAAGAGATAAAGAACTCACATGCCATTATGATCAACATGTTTTTAAACCCGGATCGGTTATTGAAGTTATTTGTTCTAACATGTGCTCACCAGGAGGGTTTTGGTGCCAATTACAGGCTCAATCTGAGGCATTGGTAAGCTTAATGACGCAAATACAAATTCACTACAGTGTTCAAGGAGAGCCATATGAAGTTGGAAAGATGGCCTGTGTTGCTAAGCGTTTGGTGGATGGAAAGTGGTACAGAGCATCTGTAATTCAACAAATCTCAACAAAAGAAGTAGATGTAATTTTTATAGATTATGGTTTCCAAGAAAGAGTTAAAGTTGAAGACCTGAAAAGCATCACCCCTGATTTTCTCATTCTGGAAGGTCAGGCATTCCGATGCAGCCTTTATAATCTAGTAGAGCCCTTAAATGCAGATCCAGTGAATTGGACTAAAGAGGCATGTGCAGGCTTCAGATGTTTCCTTGATTCAGCAAGTAGTGGTTCACTGAAGTGCACAGTTTACTCCCTAATGCTTGTGAGGCCTAACATCCTATGCAATGTGGTTGATTTAGAGACTCCTTCTCATAGTGCAAAACAGTTTCTCATAGATAAAGGCTATGCTCATTTGTTTGATTATTCAAAACCACTTTCACCTTCTATTTCACCTTTTACTTTTATGTACTCCTCATTTAACATTAAAATAGGAAGTGAAGAGGAAATGTATATAACTCACATATACAGCCCAACAAAATTTTACTGTCAACTTGTTAGAAACAGTGAAACTATAGATGCTTTGATGAGTAGGGTTGCACAGATTGGCAACTCAGTTGTTCCTTCTAGAGACAGCAGTTTAAGACTCTGTATAGCAAAGTATTTTGAAGATGGTAACTTTTACAGAGCAATTGCATGCCCAATGCAATCATCGTCACATTTAATGGTATACTTTGTAGACTTTGGAAACAAGCAAGTAGTAGAAAGACAGGAAGTAGTGCCTATTCCAGAAGAAGCCACAGATTTAATATTCACACCTATGCAAGCTTTGAAGTGTTACCTCTCTGGTCTCACAGATACTTTGCCTCCTGTAGAAGTAGTGAAGTGGTTTGAAGAAAACTGTTTGGGGAAGATTCTGAAGGCAGTTATCATATCTAGGGAAATGGATGGGCGACTGTCTTTGGAACTTTATGATGGATGTCTAAAgataaataaaaaagttaaagaactgATGAAGATGCATTTGGCTTATTGTGCAGAAGTGCAAGAGAAAGCCAATAGTAATGTAATTACTAAAATAAAACATGGTAGTCACATTCCAGGGTATGTAGGAATGGATTGTGAAAGTGAGGGGTCCAAAAATACAGACACTTTTCAAAATAAAGATGAAATCAAAAGCGAAGGTAGTCAATATACAAGTAATCTTCTGAGTCTGAGCACAGGCACAGATAGTTTTAATGGTTCTTTCAATAAAACACCAGACAGTCATTCCAGTGATTTTAGAACGCAGTTTGTTTCAACCACAAGCATGGTGACATCAAGGAAATTTGGTAAGTCTCAGCAAGAATGTAGGAATTCCTTACAGCCACAATATACTAATCTTCCTAAGCCAAATATTAAATCAAATTCTGAGGTGTTGGGCTATGTGTCTCACGTAAATAGTCCATCAAATTTCTACATCCATCTTGCGGAGGATGAACATTTTATTGTACAGATCGCAGAAGAGCTTAATTCTCAGTCTCTCAGTCTGATTCATTCTAAGGAAGAAACGTTCAAGGCAGGTGATCTTGTCATGGCAGAGTATGAAAAAGATTCTGCTTTATATAGAGCAGTTGTTAAACAGGTGAAGTCAGGTGAAATGTTTGATGTAGAGTTTATAGACTATGGCAATTCATCAGTTTTATGTCGATCAAAATTGTACAACCTTCCAGTAAAATTCCTAACCACTCCAAGACTTGCACACCCAGCATTTCTTACTGGAATTAGGTTTGCCAAGCCTGATGGAGCTGCTTTTATGGCTAATGTCCCAAACAATTTCAAAGAATTACTTATCAGCAGTGAACCTGTTCGTTTTAATTTTGTTCAGGAGTATGAACATGGGTGGGAAGTTAACATAAATTGTGACATGACTGTTGGTGAGAAATTTCTGCCCTTCCAAGAGGTCCTTGTGCCAGAGAACATCCTATTAAGCAAGACCAAAGAACAAAGCTTAAGTATGTCTGTGCTAAAGCAATCCCCCAAAGTCAACACAGCCACTTTGCCTGATGTATGTGACAAAGCAAATATACAGGTGCTTGGTGTTGAACAAGCTAATGTCTGCTATATTCCAAATCAAGCTGTACCTTCTGGGCAGTTAGAAAAAGTAAAATTGAGCAGCATTTCAGATTGTGGCACTTTCTATGTAACATTACTCGCAAGAGAAAACCAATCAACACACTTGTCTGGGCTAATTGATAATGCAGCAAATttaacagaaaattcactgcctgtAGGAAGTATCAAAGATGGAATCATGTGTTTGACAAAATCTGAAAAAAGCCTTAAATGGTTTAGGGCTGAAGTGAAGGAAATATTCTCTGAAGAGAAGATGATGTTAGTTGTGTTTGTTGATAATGGTAGAACTGAAAAAGTGCCCATGTCTAATGCAAAGAAATTAAACGGGAATCTGAAAAGCATACCTAAACAAACAGTTGCTTGCAAATGGGTATGGCTTAAAAAAACTGAAAGGCGTTTCTTCAAATCTATAATGAACTCATTAACCTCTCAAGTCTTGAAAATCCTTTTTCTGCGATACTTGAAAGCCATTTCTACGTGGGAAGTTGAGATTCTGGTAGGTGACGTACTACTTATGCAGTATTCAGGTGTGGCTCCATGTCCTACAGTGAAAAATGAACCACTCAACTTGGAGGACTCTCCTTCAGTTCCAGTACAATCCGTTCATTCTATTCCATGGATTACACGCAGCAGCGGTAAATCATACCTTGGATTTGCATGTGCAGCCACAGACCCTTTCAATTTCTTTGTTCAGTTGGAAGACTCATTTGACATCATGACTGAGTTGTGTGTGCTACTGTATGACTTACCAGATAACTTGCCAACATTACCATTGGAACAAGTCACTCCTGGTTCTCACTGCTTAATGAAGTGTGACTtgaaagaacagtggtgcagagcagaggtgtctgatgTTTCCGCTGACTTTGTGTTACTAACATTTATCGACTTTGGATGTTCTTTTCAAGTACCGCCAAAGGACATGGATAAATTAAGAATGATTCCAGAAAATATTTCTTGTTTACCAAGACTAGCCTATCCATGCACTTTAAGTGAAGTAGTCCCTGTTAATTTAGAAAAATGGACAGAAAAAGCAATCCATTACTTTCAGAATTACTTGAATGAAAAAGAACTTCAGATACAATTTAAGAATTACCAGCATGGCCTTACACTGGATGTGGATATTTCGCATGAACGAAGCAATTTAGCAGATGATCTTATAGCTGCTGGCCATGCTGTCCGGTCAAAACGAAAGACCCCTGATTTTGATGCACCTCTTAGCACAAAACCCAGTGGTAACTCTAGAAAGCCATTTAAGATGACTTGGGCAAAAAATAATGCTTTAAGACTTTCAGATATTAAACCTGGAACTTCCAAGACTACCTTTTCAGAGAATTCTCGTCTGGACAATCTGAAACATAGTAGCACCGCTTTAAATGTTGTGAATCTAAGAGATGAAAGTAATACATACAACAGTAAAAAAGATGGTAAAAGAGTTAATTGCCCTCAGCAGTCAAATAAAGAAAGAATTCAAGACCCAGCTCAAGCTTCTACTTCTACCTTACGTGGCTTGTCTGCAGCTTCTAAAGTAATTACCAGAACAAATAGAACACAAAAGGCGAGTGGAGAAGTTTGGTAA